The following proteins are encoded in a genomic region of Xenopus laevis strain J_2021 chromosome 3L, Xenopus_laevis_v10.1, whole genome shotgun sequence:
- the LOC108710651 gene encoding homeobox protein siamois-like, which produces MTYDADLEEIIYTALTLQDDYPMLASPLRDQDMIYPNVFGMFHDLNLTMEAQEKLQEGLIELYSVLGIPQGPPINRSQWKLESEKETPSSGISTKYQANNQSSKGRKRPMYEVEQRESKKPRIQVTDHLPPANTRCRKRTIYSNEQTLFLQNQFDLNPYPDFVSRCHIAKITRIPEPRIQVWFQNRRARHLPRATSSQKPTFTEENTS; this is translated from the exons ATGACTTATGATGCTGATCTTGAGGAAATTATCTACACAGCGCTAACCCTACAAGATGACTACCCCATGTTGGCTTCACCTCTGAGGGACCAAGACATGATCTACCCTAATGTCTTTGGGATGTTTCATGATCTTAATCTGACTATGGAAGCCCAAGAAAAACTGCAGGAAGGTTTAATTGAACTTTATTCTGTCTTGGGAATCCCACAAGGGCCTCCTATTAACAGAAGCCAGTGGAAATTAGAATCTGAAAAGGAGACACCATCTTCTGGGATCAGCACTAAGTATCAGGCCAACAACCAATCATCCAAAGGCCGTAAAA GGCCAATGTATGAAGTGGAGCAGAGGGAAAGCAAGAAGCCCAGAATCCAGGTGACTGATCATCTGCCTCCTGCCAACACCAGATGTAGGAAAAGGACAATTTATTCCAATGAACAAACCCTCTTCCTCCAGAATCAATTTGATCTCAACCCATATCCAGACTTTGTGAGCAGATGTCATATTGCCAAGATAACTAGAATCCCCGAGCCCAGGATACAG GTTTGGTTCCAGAACAGAAGAGCAAGGCATCTTCCAAGAGCAACATCTTCCCAGAAACCAACTTTCACAGAAGAAAATACTTCTTGA
- the snapc2.L gene encoding uncharacterized protein LOC496029 (The RefSeq protein has 2 substitutions compared to this genomic sequence) produces the protein MKPPSRRRSAPVRYEISGLGPTLRRPPPQRLAWTFREKHELLKGLKFHKDKQEPEILVQGRSQSEVAAYISWLRGRAAREAIQTEYERWVHKRRSTCNQSPAPIDLWTDMASTVSEPVEETLTAAFSQMLTIAATEPISLKHSIPSRLPGGETQPAPPNEHGKSQGSAENSQRKEPQAEASGLSASQSSLPADDAEDQWTGLDFEKIYKYLSKAAKGEELPIISSMESAVLLCLLHSLPDQVHMLDWQPLASFLRKAYWSLNSMAQSSDPTTQESPSDGQEDSFNDPPSSMGHQSNQSAVGDHLGENPPNDKENSVDAANDKSNEDNLSTPNTPLDDQHAQENPLCDQPPQENPLAKKSTGKDLSASNNSEGNPTNQNTAEDQASPKWNELKFCPLNPFLIPLDLLKQKEN, from the exons ATGAAGCCCCCCTCACGCAGGCGTTCAGCTCCAGTCAGGTATGAAATCAGTGGCCTGGGCCCGACCCTGAGACGCCCCCCTCCCCAGCGCTTGGCCTGGACCTTCAGAGAGAAACACGAGTTGCTCAAGGGCCTCAAGTTCCACAAGGACAAACAGGAGCCTGAGATACTTGTCCAGGGCCGGAGCCAGTCAGAG GTTGCCGCGTACATTTCCTGGCTGCGAGGACGCGCTGCACGGGAGGCCATACAGACGGAATATGAACGTTGGGTGCATAAGAGGAGATCTACCTGTAATCAAAGTCCGGCTCCTATTGAT CTGTGGACAGATATGGCAAGTACCGTGTCGGAACCTGTAGAAGAAACTTTAACAGCAGCTTTCTCCCAG ATGTTGACGATTGCAGCCACAGAGCCCATCAGCCTCAAACACTCGATCCCTAGCAGGTTGCCTGGGGGGGAAACCCAGCCTGCACCTCCAAATGAACATGGAAAATCTCAGGGTTCAGCCGAAAATAGTCAGAGAAAGGAACCCCAAGCGGAGGCATCCGGCCTTTCAGCTTCTCAGTCCTCTTTGCCGGCAGATGATGCCGAAGATCAGTGGACCGGGCTGGACTTTGAGAAGATTTACAAGTACCTGTCGAAAGCTGCAAAAGGGGAGGAGCTGCCGATAATCTCCAGTATGG AATCTGCCGTACTTCTCTGTCTCCTTCACTCGCTCCCAGACCAAGTACATGTGCTTGATTGGCAACCTCTTGCTTCTTTCCTACGTAAAGCCTACTGGAGCCTCAACTCAATGGCACAATCCTCCGACCCTACAACGCAGGAGAGTCCCAGTGATGGGCAGGAGGATTCATTCAATGACCCGCCCAGTTCAATGGGCCACCAGTCCAATCAGAGCGCAGTCGGTGACCATTTGGGAGAGAATCCGCCAAATGATAAGGAGAACTCAGTAGATGCAGCGAATGACAAGTCCAATGAGGACAATCTATCAACTCCCAATACTCCATTGGATGATCAACATGCTCAGGAAAATCCATTGTGTGACCAGCCCCCTCAAGAGAATCCACTGGCTAAAAAATCCACAGGGAAGGAcctttctgcttccaataattcAGAGGGGATCCCAACCAATCAGAATACAGCGGAGGACCAAGCCAGCCCTAAATGGAATGAATTAAAGTTCTGTCCCTTAAATCCTTTCTTGATCCCTTTGGATCTCTTGAAGCAGAAGGAGAATTAA
- the LOC108711754 gene encoding flavin-containing monooxygenase FMO GS-OX-like 4, with product MASGKLRVAVIGAGAAGLCCAHHLLATPSVYEAPVVFETTGQVGGTWVYTEGSEISSHVHSSMYRHLRTNLPKEIMEFPDFSFDPSVPSFPHHSKVLQYLEDYTDKFGIRPHIRFHCTVESLSPVLGDGDTVQVPWDVTFRTQGDAHPVTQRFEAVMVCAGHYSKPYIPDIAGIETFQGHILHSHVYRHPEVFSSRSVVLLGSGPSGVDIAMELAPYAEKVTLSHRGPPLQWALPKNMSLAPALASVAPHTLTFEDGTELKADTLIFCTGYKYSYPFLVPCEGKRCSEKTASNGHPESSKETLGANEHPQESRLSKEQSVNLLEEEEFLGPDMGQGHIPPLYRHLIHARYPTLCFIGACKIVVPFPLFNCQVLFFLAVLEGKCQLPPPNKMLSESREELKKHLRDGLPLKYLHRLEREQWRYNHCLAETAGFEPLPPVLQSIYETCRSFRKADPTSYRGLNFQVLSKDQFRIISS from the exons ATGGCATCGGGGAAACTGCGAGTGGCTGTGATTGGAGCTGGAGCTGCGGGCCTGTGCTGTGCCCACCACCTCCTGGCAACACCTTCAGTTTATGAAGCTCCGGTTGTATTTGAGACGACGGGGCAAGTGGGGGGCACCTGGGTTTATACAGAGGGTTCAGAGATTAGCTCTCATGTCCACTCCAGCATGTACAGACACCTCAG GACTAATCTGCCCAAAGAAATCATGGAGTTCCCTGATTTCAGCTTTGACCCATCTGTCCCGTCATTCCCACATCACTCCAAGGTGTTGCAGTACCTGGAGGATTACACGGACAAGTTTGGAATACGCCCACACATACGG TTCCACTGCACAGTGGAGTCCCTCTCTCCAGTACTGGGGGACGGGGATACTGTACAGGTTCCTTGGGACGTGACATTCCGCACCCAGGGTGATGCTCATCCGGTGACACAGAGGTTTGAAGCTGTGATGGTTTGTGCAGG ACACTACTCTAAGCCCTATATCCCAGACATCGCTGGAATTGAAACTTTTCAAG GCCATATTCTTCACAGTCACGTCTACCGGCACCCTGAGGTCTTCTCCTCCCGTTCTGTGGTTCTCTTGGGTTCAGGCCCTTCTGGGGTAGATATTGCCATGGAGCTGGCTCCTTATGCGGAGAAGGTCACGCTGAGCCACCGTGGTCCTCCCCTGCAGTGGGCTCTCCCCAAAAATATGTCTTTGGCTCCTGCTTTGGCCTCTGTTGCTCCCCACACCCTGACCTTTGAGGATGGGACTGAGCTGAAGGCAGATACTTTAATATTCTGTACTGGGTACAAATACAGTTACCCTTTTCTGGTGCCTTGTGAGGGAAAGAGGTGTTCTGAGAAAACAGCAAGTAATGGACATCCGGAATCTtccaaggaaactttgggtgcaAATGAACATCCTCAGGAATCTCGACTATCCAAGGAGCAGTCGGTTAATTTACTGGAAGAGGAGGAGTTCTTAGGTCCAGATATGGGACAAGGCCATATTCCACCACTCTACAGGCACCTGATCCATGCCCGTTACCCCACCTTGTGCTTCATTGGGGCTTGTAAAATAGTAGTTCCCTTCCCACTGTTCAACTGTCAGGTTCTGTTCTTCTTAGCGGTGCTCGAGGGTAAATGCCAGTTGCCGCCACCGAACAAAATGCTTTCTGAGTCCCGTGAAGAGCTGAAGAAACACCTGAGAGATGGACTGCCCCTTAAGTACTTGCACCGACTAGAAAGGGAACAGTGGAGGTATAACCACTGCCTTGCGGAGACTGCAGGTTTCGAACCCTTGCCCCCCGTGCTGCAGTCTATATATGAGACTTGTAGGAGTTTTAGGAAAGCTGATCCTACATCCTACAGGGGCCTCAACTTCCAGGTCCTGAGCAAAGACCAGTTCAGAATAATCTCCAGTTAG
- the LOC108710652 gene encoding homeobox protein siamois-like produces the protein MNCDSELEQIIYTALTLQDDYPVFCPPPRDQTKSCSSLFAIFPDSYPGVENQGILQETIRELYSVLEIPQDPCLNRSMKHHLLEPKKTLSIGIYTKPASNQTSKGCKRPFCEEEQRECKKPRIETDHFLPSAPNRCRRRTIYSKEQTLFLQNQFHLNPYPDFVSRCHIAKITGIPEPRIQVWFQNRRARHLLRGTNSQVPQEKRSSSAEEPQCFIFRESQYPDLWG, from the exons ATGAATTGTGACTCTGAACTTGAGCAAATTATCTACACCGCACTGACCCTACAGGATGACTATCCTGTGTTCTGTCCACCACCGAGggaccaaaccaaatcctgctcCAGTCTTTTTGCAATATTTCCTGATTCTTATCCAGGGGTGGAAAACCAGGGAATCTTGCAGGAGACTATAAGGGAACTTTATTCTGTCCTTGAGATCCCACAAGATCCTTGTTTAAACAGAAGCATGAAGCATCATCTCCTAGAACCCAAGAAGACACTATCTATTGGTATCTACACCAAGCCAGCCAGCAATCAGACATCCAAAGGCTGTAAAC GACCATTTTGTGAAGAGGAGCAGAGGGAATGTAAAAAGCCCAGAATAGAGACGGATCACTTCCTACCATCAGCACCCAACAGGTGTCGGAGAAGAACCATTTATTCAAAGGAACAAACCCTCTTCCTCCAGAATCAATTTCATCTCAATCCCTATCCAGATTTTGTCAGCAGATGCCACATTGCCAAGATAACTGGAATTCCAGAGCCCAGGATACAG GTTTGGTTCCAGAACAGAAGAGCCAGGCATCTGCTCAGAGGCACCAATTCTCAGGTTCCCCAAGAAAAGAGATCATCATCTGCAGAAGAACCTCAATGCTTTATCTTCAGAGAATCCCAGTATCCAGATTTGTGGGGATAA
- the snapc2.L gene encoding uncharacterized protein LOC496029 isoform X1: MKPPSRRRSAPVRYEISGLGPTLRRPPPQRLAWTFREKHELLKGLKFHKDKQEPEILVQGRSQSEVAAYISWLRGRAAREAIQTEYERWVHKRRSTCNQSPAPIDLWTDMASTVSEPVEETLTAAFSQMLTIAATEPISLKHSIPSRLPGGETQPAPPNEHGKSQGSAENSQRKEPQAEASGLSASQSSLPADDAEDQWTGLDFEKIYKYLSKAAKGEELPIISSMESAVLLCLLHSLPDQVHVLDWQPLASFLRKAYWSLNSMAQSSDPTTQESPSDGQEDSFNDPPSSMGHQSNQSAVGDHLGENPPNDKENSVDAANDKSNEDNLSTPNTPLDDQHAQENPLCDQPPQENPLAKKSTGKDLSASNNSEGIPTNQNTAEDQASPKWNELKFCPLNPFLIPLDLLKQKEN; the protein is encoded by the exons ATGAAGCCCCCCTCACGCAGGCGTTCAGCTCCAGTCAGGTATGAAATCAGTGGCCTGGGCCCGACCCTGAGACGCCCCCCTCCCCAGCGCTTGGCCTGGACCTTCAGAGAGAAACACGAGTTGCTCAAGGGCCTCAAGTTCCACAAGGACAAACAGGAGCCTGAGATACTTGTCCAGGGCCGGAGCCAGTCAGAG GTTGCCGCGTACATTTCCTGGCTGCGAGGACGCGCTGCACGGGAGGCCATACAGACGGAATATGAACGTTGGGTGCATAAGAGGAGATCTACCTGTAATCAAAGTCCGGCTCCTATTGAT CTGTGGACAGATATGGCAAGTACCGTGTCGGAACCTGTAGAAGAAACTTTAACAGCAGCTTTCTCCCAG ATGTTGACGATTGCAGCCACAGAGCCCATCAGCCTCAAACACTCGATCCCTAGCAGGTTGCCTGGGGGGGAAACCCAGCCTGCACCTCCAAATGAACATGGAAAATCTCAGGGTTCAGCCGAAAATAGTCAGAGAAAGGAACCCCAAGCGGAGGCATCCGGCCTTTCAGCTTCTCAGTCCTCTTTGCCGGCAGATGATGCCGAAGATCAGTGGACCGGGCTGGACTTTGAGAAGATTTACAAGTACCTGTCGAAAGCTGCAAAAGGGGAGGAGCTGCCGATAATCTCCAGTATGG AATCTGCCGTACTTCTCTGTCTCCTTCACTCGCTCCCAGACCAAGTACATGTGCTTGATTGGCAACCTCTTGCTTCTTTCCTACGTAAAGCCTACTGGAGCCTCAACTCAATGGCACAATCCTCCGACCCTACAACGCAGGAGAGTCCCAGTGATGGGCAGGAGGATTCATTCAATGACCCGCCCAGTTCAATGGGCCACCAGTCCAATCAGAGCGCAGTCGGTGACCATTTGGGAGAGAATCCGCCAAATGATAAGGAGAACTCAGTAGATGCAGCGAATGACAAGTCCAATGAGGACAATCTATCAACTCCCAATACTCCATTGGATGATCAACATGCTCAGGAAAATCCATTGTGTGACCAGCCCCCTCAAGAGAATCCACTGGCTAAAAAATCCACAGGGAAGGAcctttctgcttccaataattcAGAGGGGATCCCAACCAATCAGAATACAGCGGAGGACCAAGCCAGCCCTAAATGGAATGAATTAAAGTTCTGTCCCTTAAATCCTTTCTTGATCCCTTTGGATCTCTTGAAGCAGAAGGAGAATTAA
- the snapc2.L gene encoding uncharacterized protein LOC496029 isoform X2: MKPPSRRRSAPVRYEISGLGPTLRRPPPQRLAWTFREKHELLKGLKFHKDKQEPEILVQGRSQSEVAAYISWLRGRAAREAIQTEYERWVHKRRSTCNQSPAPIDLWTDMASTVSEPVEETLTAAFSQMLTIAATEPISLKHSIPSRLPGGETQPAPPNEHGKSQGSAENSQRKEPQAEASGLSASQSSLPADDAEDQWTGLDFEKIYKYLSKAAKGEELPIISKSAVLLCLLHSLPDQVHVLDWQPLASFLRKAYWSLNSMAQSSDPTTQESPSDGQEDSFNDPPSSMGHQSNQSAVGDHLGENPPNDKENSVDAANDKSNEDNLSTPNTPLDDQHAQENPLCDQPPQENPLAKKSTGKDLSASNNSEGIPTNQNTAEDQASPKWNELKFCPLNPFLIPLDLLKQKEN; the protein is encoded by the exons ATGAAGCCCCCCTCACGCAGGCGTTCAGCTCCAGTCAGGTATGAAATCAGTGGCCTGGGCCCGACCCTGAGACGCCCCCCTCCCCAGCGCTTGGCCTGGACCTTCAGAGAGAAACACGAGTTGCTCAAGGGCCTCAAGTTCCACAAGGACAAACAGGAGCCTGAGATACTTGTCCAGGGCCGGAGCCAGTCAGAG GTTGCCGCGTACATTTCCTGGCTGCGAGGACGCGCTGCACGGGAGGCCATACAGACGGAATATGAACGTTGGGTGCATAAGAGGAGATCTACCTGTAATCAAAGTCCGGCTCCTATTGAT CTGTGGACAGATATGGCAAGTACCGTGTCGGAACCTGTAGAAGAAACTTTAACAGCAGCTTTCTCCCAG ATGTTGACGATTGCAGCCACAGAGCCCATCAGCCTCAAACACTCGATCCCTAGCAGGTTGCCTGGGGGGGAAACCCAGCCTGCACCTCCAAATGAACATGGAAAATCTCAGGGTTCAGCCGAAAATAGTCAGAGAAAGGAACCCCAAGCGGAGGCATCCGGCCTTTCAGCTTCTCAGTCCTCTTTGCCGGCAGATGATGCCGAAGATCAGTGGACCGGGCTGGACTTTGAGAAGATTTACAAGTACCTGTCGAAAGCTGCAAAAGGGGAGGAGCTGCCGATAATCTCCA AATCTGCCGTACTTCTCTGTCTCCTTCACTCGCTCCCAGACCAAGTACATGTGCTTGATTGGCAACCTCTTGCTTCTTTCCTACGTAAAGCCTACTGGAGCCTCAACTCAATGGCACAATCCTCCGACCCTACAACGCAGGAGAGTCCCAGTGATGGGCAGGAGGATTCATTCAATGACCCGCCCAGTTCAATGGGCCACCAGTCCAATCAGAGCGCAGTCGGTGACCATTTGGGAGAGAATCCGCCAAATGATAAGGAGAACTCAGTAGATGCAGCGAATGACAAGTCCAATGAGGACAATCTATCAACTCCCAATACTCCATTGGATGATCAACATGCTCAGGAAAATCCATTGTGTGACCAGCCCCCTCAAGAGAATCCACTGGCTAAAAAATCCACAGGGAAGGAcctttctgcttccaataattcAGAGGGGATCCCAACCAATCAGAATACAGCGGAGGACCAAGCCAGCCCTAAATGGAATGAATTAAAGTTCTGTCCCTTAAATCCTTTCTTGATCCCTTTGGATCTCTTGAAGCAGAAGGAGAATTAA